The nucleotide sequence GAACGTCTACGTGAGCAGCACAAATGTCGGTATTCCCGACGGCAAAGGCGATTACGCGTTTACCCTGGTACCGGTCGGGCCCGAGACGTTTACCGCCAACTCTGCGGGTCTTAAGGGCACGCAGACGGCCACCATCGTACAGGACGCCAACCCGGACATCACCATTCAAATGCAGCCGCACTAGCGCCGGCGGCCGCTTGCCCGAACTGCCCGAACTCGAACTCGTCGCCGAAACGCTGGCCCGCCATGCGGCGGGCCGGACCGTGCAGGCGGTCGTTCTCAATCCTAAACGCGCTTTTGTCATACGGCATCCTATCGAGGACTTCGCGCGCGATCTCACCGGAAGAAAACTCGCGGCGGTCACACGCCGGGGAAAATTCATCCTATTCGGATTTGCCGGCGACGGTCCGCAGCTCGTCATCAACCCTATGCTCGGCGGCCGCTTCGCGCTTGCGTCTCGCGCGGCGCCGGAGATCCCCGACACATGTTTCACGTTGCAGTTCGATCGCGCGCTCGATTTCCGGTTCGTCGATTCGACCATGGGTGCGCGCATCTATCTCACGACTGACCCGATGCAGGACGTCCCCGCGTTCGCCGATCTCGGGCCGGACGCGTTGGATCCGTCGCTCACGCTCGAAGTTTTTCTCGCGAGGCTGAAGCGGCATCGCGGCGAGATCAAGAACGTCCTGCGCAATCAGGTATTCGTATCCGGCATCGGCAACGCGTACTCCGATGAGATACTCTTCGCCGCGCGAATCCGTCCGCTGCGGCGCGTGACCACGCTTTCCGAAGCCGAGCGGCGCGCGCTCTACGATGCGATGCGCAGCGTGCTCTCTGATGCGGTGGCGACAGTCAAACGGCAATACGCCGAAAAGAAGCATCCTTTACACAAACAGGACCGCTCGTTCATGAAGATCCACAGCCGGAACAAGGCGGTTTGTCCGCGCTGCGGCCATCGCGTGTCGTCGGTGCACGCCGGCGGCGACGGCACGTACTATTGCCGCGGTTGCCAGGCGTAGCCGCCTGTGTACGAGGGCAACCGTACTAGGGCAAGCATCGCTTGCCCATTTGGGTGAGCGATGCTCACCCTAGTACGAGCTGCTCACCCTAGTACGAGTTGCTCACCCTAGTACGAGCTGCTCGCCCTAGTGCGAGTTGCGCGCCTTCCGAGGGGGGAGTTATCCACATCGCCATTTGTCGAACGTTCGCAGCTCAACGTGCGACAGGCGGCTAAATGTGCCCGGCCGCCGGTACGATACAATGAACTACAGCGGGTCTACACCCGTTAATCACATTTGAGCGCGTAAGGGGGGTCACCGGGTGGCAGCAGCATCGCCGGCCAAAGCGGCATTGGCCTTCATC is from Candidatus Eremiobacteraceae bacterium and encodes:
- a CDS encoding DNA-formamidopyrimidine glycosylase family protein — encoded protein: MPELPELELVAETLARHAAGRTVQAVVLNPKRAFVIRHPIEDFARDLTGRKLAAVTRRGKFILFGFAGDGPQLVINPMLGGRFALASRAAPEIPDTCFTLQFDRALDFRFVDSTMGARIYLTTDPMQDVPAFADLGPDALDPSLTLEVFLARLKRHRGEIKNVLRNQVFVSGIGNAYSDEILFAARIRPLRRVTTLSEAERRALYDAMRSVLSDAVATVKRQYAEKKHPLHKQDRSFMKIHSRNKAVCPRCGHRVSSVHAGGDGTYYCRGCQA